In the genome of Plasmodium chabaudi chabaudi strain AS genome assembly, chromosome: 6, one region contains:
- a CDS encoding cytidine deaminase, putative, giving the protein MDTKIIGLEQVYPDEYTRDVVLISMYCFEIKKDIAKDCLNIMKNYINSQLYNNYNHLKRCKKTQDHVEILIGLSKDLPENLLNELKKVNNGEDIKIKKINVSKYEPLNKKQYSEWSSYWPTYYRRPTDESSNILTKQQIENHIKFLNISINIGNKFGTCQSGCVLTFNDKIIACSGDNIKNHPLHHSVMLAIEEVAFNLRNIWRFKKNKKMKNCENATSNLNDNQFSSHKNDSHLDNSFDKKNDHQNADNSELCAINIDRDEKEEERNSKNDDTLENCISNSVISSDQYLCTNYYAYLTHEPCFMCAMAMVHSRVKCVIFDKVNKQNGALFSKGKLHCLKSLNHHFKVYKTVREKC; this is encoded by the coding sequence ATGGACACAAAAATAATCGGTTTGGAACAGGTGTATCCTGATGAATACACGCGAGATGTCGTTTTAATATCTATGTATtgttttgaaataaaaaaagatatagcAAAGGattgtttaaatattatgaagaATTATATCAATAGTCagctatataataattataaccATTTAAAACGATGTAAAAAAACACAAGATCATGTAGAAATACTTATTGGTCTTTCTAAAGACCTTCctgaaaatttattaaatgaattaaaaaaagtaaataacGGAGaagatattaaaataaaaaaaataaatgtatcaaaatatgaaccattaaataaaaaacaatattccGAATGGTCATCTTATTGGCCTACTTATTATAGAAGACCAACAGATGAAtcatcaaatattttaacgAAACAACAAATAgaaaatcatataaaatttttaaatatttcaataaatataggTAATAAATTTGGAACATGCCAAAGTGGTTGTGTGCTAActtttaatgataaaattattgcTTGTTCAggtgataatataaaaaatcatcCACTACACCATTCGGTTATGCTAGCTATTGAAGAAGTAGCATTTAATTTACGGAACATATGGAGATTTaaaaagaacaaaaaaatgaaaaattgcGAAAATGCCACATCCAATTTAAATGACAATCAATTCTCTTCccataaaaatgatagCCATCTCGACAATTCAtttgacaaaaaaaatgatcaCCAAAATGCTGATAATAGCGAACTGTGtgcaataaatatagatagAGATGAAAAAGAGGAGGAAAGGAATAGCAAGAATGATGATACTTTGGAAAATTGTATTAGCAATAGTGTAATAAGCTCAGACCAATATCTTTgtacaaattattatgcatatttaacCCATGAGCCTTGTTTTATGTGTGCAATGGCTATGGTACATTCACGAGTTAAGTGTGTTATATTTGACAAAgttaataaacaaaatggtGCTCTATTTAGTAAGGGGAAATTACATTGTTTGAAAAGTCTTAATCACCATTttaaagtatataaaaCGGTTAGGGAAAAATGCTAA